The following DNA comes from Streptomyces sp. NBC_01197.
AGTTGCAGATCGAGGACGCGTCGGTGGTGAAGCGGTACACCGAGCGGGCGAAGACGGCGTACGAGCACGCGTGGGAGATCCGGGACGCCTACGGCTACCACCCGTTCGAGGACGCGGAGTGGGGCCGGAAGTTCCGCGCGTTCCTGCACGGACGGGCGTGGACGGGCGCCGAGGGGCCGGTGGCCCTGTTCAACCAGGCGGTGGGCTGGCTGCGGCGCCACCGGGTGCTGTTGCCGGGCGTGAGCGTGCTGGCCAAGCAGGTCGCCTCCGTGCGCCAGGTCGCGGAGAAGCGGCTGTACGCGACGGTGGCGGGCGCCGCGCGGCGTGCGGACGCGTCGTTGTCGGCCGATCTGGTGGCGCTGCTCGGCGTGCCGGAGGGGCGGCGGATCTCGGAGTTGGAGCGGCTGCGCCGGCCGCCGACGCGGACGACGGGTGCGGGCCTGGCGAAGGCGTTGGAGCGGGTGGATGAGATCTCGGCGTTCCGTTTGGGCCGGGTGAAGCTGGACAAGGTGCCGCCGAACCGGCTGGCGACGCTGGCACGGGTCGGCCTGGGGTCGAAGGCGCCGATCCTGGAGCGCACCCCGGAGCCGAAGCGCACCGCGCTACTGACGTCGGTAGTGCGGCACCTGGAGGCGTCCGCGATCGACGACGCGCTGGATCTGTTCTCGGTGCTGATGCAGGTGAAGCTGATCAGCGCCGCGCGGCGGGCGACAGACCGGGACTGGCTCGCGGCCCGGCCTCGCATGGCGAAGGCGTCGCGGATGCTCGACGGGGTGTTCCGGCTGTGGAGCGAGCAGTTGGACCTGATCACCGAGAGCGGCACCGACCTCGATGCGAGTGCGATGTGGCGGGCGCTGGAGACGGCGATCGGGCCGCGCGAGGAGGTGATGGCCGCCTCGGCGTTGCTGGGAGAGCTGATCGGGCCTGCGGACGAGGAGGCCGAGGCAGAGATGCGACGCCTGCTGGCCACCCGCTACAACACTGTTCGCCCCTTCCTGTTGCTACTCGGGGAGTCGCCCGCGCTGGGGGCGGCCTCCGGCGGCAAGCGGATTCTGGAGGCGGTGAAGCGCCTCCCGGTACTGGCTCGGCGGAAGGTGAAGGCCAAGCCGCTGCTGCCGCGTGAGATCGACGCCAAGCTGGTGCCGGCAGCCTGGAAGAAGCCGGTGTACTCCAACCCGGACCTGCCCGAGGGCGCGGTGGACCGCGACGCGTATGCGGTGTGCGTGCTGGAGCAGCTGTTCCGCGCGCTGAACCGGCGCGACGTGTTCGCCTCGCCGTCGAACCGGTGGGCGGACCCGCGGGCGCGTCTACTGGACGGCAAGCAGTGGGAGGCCGTCTCCGAGGATGTACTGCACGGCCTGAGCCTGGACGAGCCGGTCGCCGAACACCTGGCCGGGCGGGTACGGGCCCTGGACGCGGCCTGGCAGCTGATGGCCGAACGACTGGAGGAGGCCGGGCAGGACGCGAAGCTCAGCTTCGAGGTCCAGCCCAACGGCCGGTTGAAGCTGAACGTCGACAGGCTCGGCGCGCTCGGCGAGAGCGAGTCCCTGAAATGGCTGCGCAAGACCACCGCGAAGATGCTCCCGAAGATCGACCTGCCGGACCTGTTGTTCGAGGTCGACTCCTGGACCGGGTTCCTGGACGCCTTCGTGCACCTCGGGGACGGCCGTACCCGGATGGAGAACCTGAAGACATCCCTGGTCGCGCTGCTGGTGAGCGAGGCGTGCAACATCGGCTACACCCCCGTCATCGACGCGGACGACGAGGCACTCACCCGGGCCCGGCTGGTCCACGTCGACCAGTACTACCTGCGCGCCGACACCATCGCCGCGGCGAACGCGAAGCTGATCGAAGCCCAGGGGCGGGTGCCGATCGTGGAGCACTGGGGCGACGGCCTGCTCGCGTCCGTCGACGGGCTGCGGTTCGTAGTGCCCAAGCGAACCATCAACGCCGGTCCGTCGCCGAAGTACTACCACTTCAAACGGGGCATCACCTGGCTCAACGCCGTGAACGACCAGGTAGCGGGCATCGGGCAGATGGTCGTGCCCGGCGCCCCGCGCGATTCCCTGCACATCCTGGACACCCTGCTGAACCTCGACGCCGGGGTGAAGCCGGACATGGTGGCTACCGACAACGCCTCCTACTCCGACATGGTGTTCGGCCTGTTCTCCCTGCTCGGCTACAACTTCTCGCCCCGCTTCCGCGACCTGGCCGACCAGAGGTTCTGGCGGGCGGAGCTGCCTGGGGTGGAGACCGGTGGGTACGGGCCGTTGGAGCCTCTGGCCTGCAACAAGGTGAATCTGAACAAGGTGATCACGCACTGGCCGGACATGCTCAGGGTGGTCGGCTCCCTGGTGACCGGGCAGGTGCGGGCGTACGATCTGCTGCGGATGTTCGGCCGCGAGGGACGTCCCACCCCGCTGGGCAACGCGTTCGCCGAGTACGGGCGGATCGCCAAGACTCTGCACCTGCTACGGGTCGTCGACCCGGTCGACGACACCTACCGGCGGCAGATGAACCGGCAGCTCACCGTGCAGGAGTCCCGCCACAAGCTCGCCCGCGACATTTGCCACGGCAAGCGCGGGCAGATCATGCAGGCGTACAAGACAGGCCAGGAGGATCAGCTCGGCGCGCTCGGTCTTGTGCTGAATGCCGCCGTACTGTGGACGACTCGCTATCTCGACGCCGCGGTCGAGGAGTTGTGGGCCCTGCCCACCGAGGAGCGCGAGCACGACGTCCTGGACGAAGACGTCGCCCGCGTCTCCCCGCTCAAGCACGCCAACCTCAACGTGCTCGGCCGCTACAACTTCACCGCCAGTGTCCCGGCCGCCGGTGCCCTGCGCCCGCTGCGCGACCCTGACTCGCCGGAGCTGGACGAGGACGACGACGGGAGCGGTCAGGAGTGACGGGCAGGACCTGGTCGGCGGCGCGCGGCCCCTGACTCAGGGTGACTGCGGGGCGCCGTGTCGCAGGCCGTCGAAGAGGAGGGCGGTGATCTGCCGGGCCTCGACCAACCAGCCCTCCGTGGCGCGCATTCCGCAGATGCCGCCCAGGGCGCGCAACAGGGTGGAGCCTGTGACGTCGTCGCGGACGGTGCCGGCCGCGCTGCCGGCTTCGAGCAGCAGGGAGAGGGCGTTGGCCATACGGGTGCGTGCGTCGTCGAAGACCGGTGAGTCTGTCGCCATGATGCTTTCCAGCACACTGGACATCCCCTTGCCCACCGCCGCGTGGTCCACGAGCAGCAGCAGGAAGCGCCGCAGCGCTTCCTCCGGGGTGTGTTGGTCCAGGAGGACGCCTGGCGTGGCGCACAGGTCGTCGACCTCTTTGCGGTAGACCTCCTCGATCAGCGCTTCGCGGGTTTCGAAGTGGCGGTAGAGCGTTCCGACGGCGACGCCGGCGCTGCGGGCGATGTCCTCGACGTGCGCGTCGGTGTCGCCGCAGAGGAACGCCTGGCGGGCTGCGGACAGCAGTGCCTCG
Coding sequences within:
- a CDS encoding Tn3 family transposase, producing the protein MPVEFLSDEQAEAYGRFVEEPTRPELERFFFLDDVDRDLIALRRTTAHQLGFAVQMCTVRYVGRFLVDDPLDVPWSVVEHLTAQLQIEDASVVKRYTERAKTAYEHAWEIRDAYGYHPFEDAEWGRKFRAFLHGRAWTGAEGPVALFNQAVGWLRRHRVLLPGVSVLAKQVASVRQVAEKRLYATVAGAARRADASLSADLVALLGVPEGRRISELERLRRPPTRTTGAGLAKALERVDEISAFRLGRVKLDKVPPNRLATLARVGLGSKAPILERTPEPKRTALLTSVVRHLEASAIDDALDLFSVLMQVKLISAARRATDRDWLAARPRMAKASRMLDGVFRLWSEQLDLITESGTDLDASAMWRALETAIGPREEVMAASALLGELIGPADEEAEAEMRRLLATRYNTVRPFLLLLGESPALGAASGGKRILEAVKRLPVLARRKVKAKPLLPREIDAKLVPAAWKKPVYSNPDLPEGAVDRDAYAVCVLEQLFRALNRRDVFASPSNRWADPRARLLDGKQWEAVSEDVLHGLSLDEPVAEHLAGRVRALDAAWQLMAERLEEAGQDAKLSFEVQPNGRLKLNVDRLGALGESESLKWLRKTTAKMLPKIDLPDLLFEVDSWTGFLDAFVHLGDGRTRMENLKTSLVALLVSEACNIGYTPVIDADDEALTRARLVHVDQYYLRADTIAAANAKLIEAQGRVPIVEHWGDGLLASVDGLRFVVPKRTINAGPSPKYYHFKRGITWLNAVNDQVAGIGQMVVPGAPRDSLHILDTLLNLDAGVKPDMVATDNASYSDMVFGLFSLLGYNFSPRFRDLADQRFWRAELPGVETGGYGPLEPLACNKVNLNKVITHWPDMLRVVGSLVTGQVRAYDLLRMFGREGRPTPLGNAFAEYGRIAKTLHLLRVVDPVDDTYRRQMNRQLTVQESRHKLARDICHGKRGQIMQAYKTGQEDQLGALGLVLNAAVLWTTRYLDAAVEELWALPTEEREHDVLDEDVARVSPLKHANLNVLGRYNFTASVPAAGALRPLRDPDSPELDEDDDGSGQE
- a CDS encoding TetR/AcrR family transcriptional regulator is translated as MGVLLPASRPLRADARRNREALLSAARQAFLCGDTDAHVEDIARSAGVAVGTLYRHFETREALIEEVYRKEVDDLCATPGVLLDQHTPEEALRRFLLLLVDHAAVGKGMSSVLESIMATDSPVFDDARTRMANALSLLLEAGSAAGTVRDDVTGSTLLRALGGICGMRATEGWLVEARQITALLFDGLRHGAPQSP